One Gordonia mangrovi genomic region harbors:
- a CDS encoding MlaD family protein → MSAVTGPITWVRKHSIVVGNIGLILVMLVGLAYLSFGALRWDPFRGTYQLTVHFPNSGGLQETSGVTLRGARIGDVQQIRVQPESVDVTVEIAEDVQINRNAVVAALGLSAAGEQYVDFQPATADGPYFVNGDEIDINQTRVTAPFPQTLELTLNVVDQIDPVELRSAIDNLEVGLGADGTGDNVLQSLFVSGGTIFADLARVLPQTTKLISDTGTILKTTADIQPDLGTTVDSMSTIVNAAVAADKELRLLLDRGPTQLTSLTGSMNQIRDPITDVMQQLVDIARQGALRAPAIANLLPSIRDASVKSLSMFHDGAWWAFGSVYPRPSCNYAVTPVRPTKILELSVPTNLYCVTEDPNQQIRGSANAPRPPGDDTAGPPPNFDPNARTVPLDK, encoded by the coding sequence ATGAGCGCGGTGACCGGTCCGATCACCTGGGTGCGCAAACACTCGATCGTGGTCGGCAACATCGGCTTGATCCTGGTGATGCTGGTGGGTCTGGCATATCTGTCGTTCGGTGCGTTGCGCTGGGACCCGTTCCGGGGCACCTACCAGCTGACCGTGCATTTCCCGAACTCCGGCGGATTGCAGGAGACCTCGGGGGTCACGCTGCGCGGAGCCCGGATCGGTGACGTGCAACAGATCCGCGTGCAGCCCGAATCGGTGGACGTCACGGTGGAGATCGCCGAGGACGTGCAGATCAATCGCAACGCCGTGGTGGCCGCGCTCGGCCTGTCCGCTGCCGGTGAGCAGTACGTGGACTTCCAGCCGGCCACCGCCGACGGCCCGTACTTCGTGAACGGTGATGAGATCGACATCAATCAGACCCGTGTCACCGCCCCGTTCCCGCAGACCCTCGAGTTGACGCTGAACGTCGTCGATCAGATCGACCCGGTGGAGTTGCGGTCGGCGATCGACAACCTGGAGGTCGGGCTCGGGGCGGACGGGACCGGTGACAACGTCCTCCAGTCGCTGTTCGTCTCCGGCGGAACGATCTTCGCCGACCTGGCCCGGGTGCTGCCGCAGACCACGAAACTGATCTCGGACACCGGCACCATCCTGAAGACGACTGCCGACATCCAGCCCGACCTGGGTACCACGGTCGACTCGATGAGCACGATCGTCAACGCCGCCGTGGCCGCCGACAAGGAGTTGCGGTTGTTGCTCGATCGGGGGCCGACGCAGCTGACGAGTCTGACCGGTTCGATGAACCAGATCCGCGACCCGATCACCGATGTCATGCAGCAGTTGGTCGACATCGCGCGCCAGGGCGCCTTACGCGCGCCGGCGATCGCCAATCTACTGCCGTCGATCCGGGACGCCAGTGTCAAGAGTCTGAGCATGTTCCACGACGGTGCATGGTGGGCGTTCGGTTCGGTTTATCCGCGGCCCAGCTGCAACTACGCAGTGACGCCGGTGCGCCCGACCAAGATCCTGGAACTCAGCGTCCCGACCAATCTGTACTGTGTCACTGAAGATCCGAATCAGCAGATCCGTGGCTCGGCGAATGCGCCGCGCCCACCTGGTGACGACACCGCCGGTCCGCCGCCGAATTTCGATCCGAACGCGCGGACCGTGCCGCTCGACAAATGA
- a CDS encoding MCE family protein, translating to MSHGQSSIRKPLIGFSIFAVIAVLLTYIIYSTLERALPGETESYTTYFNDASGLASGDDVRMAGVRVGRVSGLSLDDGRARVTFEVQTDQTVFTNTKAAIRYQNLIGQRYVSLTLVPDEPSTPLAPGATLQQPSEDSFDVTKLLAGFQPVFETLDPDQVNALSEGLVQAFQGNAVSLSYTVAEVGKVAEDMANRDAVIGAIIDNLSGVMRDLSLQGNQVSTVIDSIGTLIENLNTNSAAFGQSVSQIGETATGFGDVLAQSRSSLSAAASNARAATDTLISNGAKLDNMARQLPIFLGHFPLVQGQGAYLNIYACDLDIAIGDVLFPPGIINKIGGTQHSEVCR from the coding sequence ATGAGTCACGGCCAATCCAGTATCCGCAAGCCGCTCATCGGTTTCTCGATCTTCGCAGTCATCGCGGTGCTGTTGACCTACATCATCTATTCCACCCTCGAACGAGCGCTACCGGGAGAGACCGAGTCGTACACCACCTATTTCAACGACGCATCCGGGCTGGCCTCCGGCGACGATGTCCGCATGGCGGGGGTCCGGGTCGGTCGGGTGTCCGGCCTCTCGTTGGACGACGGGCGTGCCCGCGTCACCTTCGAGGTGCAGACCGACCAGACGGTGTTCACCAACACCAAGGCTGCCATCCGATATCAGAACCTGATCGGCCAACGGTATGTGTCGCTGACCCTGGTGCCCGACGAGCCCAGCACACCGTTGGCCCCCGGTGCGACCCTGCAGCAACCGTCGGAGGATTCTTTCGACGTCACCAAACTGCTCGCCGGTTTCCAGCCCGTCTTCGAGACGCTCGATCCCGACCAGGTGAATGCACTGTCGGAGGGCCTGGTCCAGGCCTTCCAGGGAAATGCCGTCTCGTTGAGCTACACCGTTGCCGAAGTCGGGAAGGTGGCCGAAGACATGGCCAACCGCGACGCGGTGATCGGCGCGATCATCGACAACCTCAGCGGTGTGATGCGTGATCTCTCGTTGCAGGGGAACCAGGTGAGCACGGTGATCGACAGCATCGGCACACTCATCGAGAACCTCAACACCAACTCGGCCGCTTTCGGTCAGTCTGTGTCGCAGATCGGGGAGACCGCAACCGGTTTCGGGGATGTGCTGGCGCAGAGCCGCTCGTCGTTGTCTGCCGCCGCGAGCAACGCGCGCGCCGCCACCGACACGCTCATCAGCAACGGCGCGAAACTCGACAACATGGCTCGTCAGTTGCCGATCTTCCTCGGCCATTTCCCGCTCGTGCAGGGACAGGGCGCATATCTGAACATCTACGCCTGCGATCTCGACATCGCCATCGGTGACGTTCTGTTCCCTCCGGGGATCATCAACAAGATCGGCGGGACCCAACACTCGGAGGTGTGCCGATGA
- a CDS encoding MlaE family ABC transporter permease, giving the protein MTTDAVTSNDEGARARVGGTRKWFREHVLASFDTFGRQMGMFVEVFRVLIVDIVKRRFPFGEFIRQCAFMSSTSVFPTLLVAIPIGVIVSIQVSNIAGQIGATSFSGAATGLGVIRQGAPLVTSLLLAGAVGSAIAADLGSRTIRDEIDAMRVMGVNPIQRLISPRLLATMVVSFLLCGFVCFVGFITGYVFNVYFQGGTPGSYTGTFAAFASVSDLVFAIAKAVIFGAIVAVVACDRGLTTKGGPAGVANSVNAAVVNSVLLLFTVNVVLTQLFAMLFPAKVV; this is encoded by the coding sequence GTGACTACTGACGCAGTGACCTCGAATGACGAGGGTGCACGTGCGCGCGTGGGGGGAACGCGGAAATGGTTCCGCGAACACGTCCTGGCGTCCTTCGACACCTTCGGGCGGCAGATGGGCATGTTCGTGGAGGTGTTCCGGGTCCTGATCGTGGACATCGTCAAGCGGCGGTTCCCGTTCGGTGAGTTCATCCGGCAGTGTGCCTTCATGTCGAGCACCTCGGTGTTTCCGACCCTCCTGGTCGCGATTCCGATCGGTGTGATCGTGTCGATCCAGGTGTCCAACATCGCCGGGCAGATCGGCGCTACGTCGTTCTCCGGCGCCGCCACCGGTCTCGGTGTGATCCGGCAGGGTGCACCGCTGGTGACCTCGCTGTTGCTCGCCGGCGCGGTGGGTTCGGCCATCGCGGCCGACCTGGGATCGCGCACCATCCGCGACGAGATCGATGCGATGCGCGTGATGGGCGTCAATCCCATCCAGCGCCTCATCTCGCCGCGACTGCTCGCCACGATGGTGGTCAGTTTTCTGCTGTGCGGGTTCGTCTGCTTCGTCGGCTTCATCACCGGCTACGTCTTCAACGTCTACTTTCAGGGAGGTACACCAGGCAGTTACACCGGGACATTCGCGGCCTTCGCCTCGGTGTCCGATCTCGTGTTCGCGATAGCCAAGGCCGTGATCTTCGGTGCCATCGTCGCGGTGGTGGCGTGCGATCGCGGCCTCACCACGAAGGGTGGGCCGGCGGGTGTGGCCAACTCGGTGAATGCCGCGGTGGTCAACTCGGTGCTGTTGCTGTTCACCGTCAACGTGGTGCTCACGCAGCTGTTCGCGATGCTCTTCCCGGCGAAGGTGGTGTGA
- a CDS encoding MlaD family protein, whose product MTGREQVRPYRAVRGARRRRRPGRRWVVAVTAAAMLAMSGCGVVPGLTVEQIPLPAPGGIGDSIELTADFDNALNLPTRAKVKLNGMNVGQVSEIEAENYTAIVTMQVGAATQLPVGTGAELRQATPLGDVFVALLPPPGTPEGYLGDGDTLTGPTSAAATVEDLLVSTAGVVDSGSLNSLTVILTELSYAVSPNPDALSGSIEELTTAITKFNENAARVDESMRATQVLTGQLAAGRAQIMASINKLGPAVDAVNGQIGQILTTLDKTNQVTAATNDFLNSDGDNLVELLANLNTALAGLREGAKTLGPLADNLAVLTPKWVQATPGSAAALSSKVYYLNPGVGFDAATRLPELEDVDSASESLQQTLTRLLARLSGTKGCCG is encoded by the coding sequence ATGACCGGCCGCGAGCAGGTGCGCCCCTACCGGGCCGTGCGCGGTGCGCGTCGCCGGCGGCGACCCGGCCGTCGTTGGGTGGTGGCGGTCACCGCCGCCGCGATGCTGGCGATGTCGGGATGCGGCGTGGTGCCGGGTCTCACCGTCGAGCAGATCCCGCTACCCGCACCCGGCGGGATCGGCGATTCGATCGAGCTGACCGCCGATTTCGACAATGCGCTGAATCTGCCGACCCGAGCGAAGGTGAAACTCAACGGCATGAACGTGGGGCAGGTGTCGGAGATCGAGGCGGAGAACTACACCGCGATCGTCACCATGCAGGTCGGCGCCGCGACGCAACTTCCGGTCGGTACCGGCGCCGAACTACGGCAGGCCACCCCGCTCGGCGACGTGTTCGTCGCGTTGCTGCCGCCGCCGGGGACACCGGAGGGCTATCTCGGCGACGGGGACACGCTCACCGGCCCCACGTCGGCGGCGGCGACCGTCGAAGACCTGCTGGTCAGCACCGCGGGCGTCGTCGACAGCGGCTCCCTCAACTCGCTGACGGTGATCCTCACCGAACTGAGCTACGCGGTCTCGCCGAACCCGGACGCGCTGTCGGGGTCGATCGAGGAACTCACCACGGCGATCACCAAATTCAACGAGAATGCGGCCCGCGTCGACGAATCGATGCGCGCCACCCAGGTGCTGACCGGTCAGCTCGCGGCCGGTCGCGCCCAGATCATGGCATCGATCAACAAACTCGGGCCGGCCGTGGACGCGGTGAACGGCCAGATCGGCCAGATCCTGACCACCCTGGACAAGACCAATCAGGTCACCGCGGCGACCAACGACTTCCTGAACTCCGACGGCGACAACCTCGTCGAGTTGTTGGCGAATCTGAACACGGCGCTGGCCGGTCTGCGCGAAGGTGCCAAGACACTCGGCCCGCTCGCCGACAACCTGGCCGTCCTCACCCCGAAATGGGTGCAGGCCACGCCGGGCAGTGCGGCGGCGTTGTCGTCGAAGGTGTACTACCTCAACCCTGGTGTGGGATTCGACGCGGCAACGCGGCTGCCCGAACTCGAAGACGTCGACTCGGCGTCGGAGTCGTTGCAGCAGACGCTGACCCGATTGTTGGCACGTCTGAGCGGAACGAAGGGGTGCTGCGGATGA
- a CDS encoding MCE family protein: MSRWRNHFGENRRMWYGAIGAVVIVLLILGVVGLAQAHLGQKTYVGEFAQAGGIRPGDKVRVAGIDVGEVSDTELAGNQVDVTMKVDRDVDVTANGSAEIKMSTLLGQRYVDVSLGDSPELLDGDRITDTRVPYDLQQTIEEGTPIIAGIDDVELSESIRTLNRQLAGAPAVTKPTLDSLTAMSKIITNRRDQINQLVADTEKVTAIVDDSQAQLSIIVGQGQQLAEKIAAREALVTRMLDGIAELTEQARAVAQENGNQFAPIMANLNTMTQGLEKNRENLRKMLEILPVTARVTNNTMGDGPYANGYLPWGIFPDNWLCAARVVDGC; the protein is encoded by the coding sequence ATGAGTAGGTGGCGCAACCATTTCGGTGAGAACCGGCGCATGTGGTACGGGGCGATCGGCGCTGTGGTGATCGTGTTGTTGATCCTCGGGGTGGTGGGGCTCGCGCAGGCCCACCTCGGCCAGAAGACCTACGTGGGCGAGTTCGCCCAGGCCGGCGGGATTCGTCCCGGGGACAAGGTTCGGGTGGCGGGTATCGACGTCGGCGAGGTCAGTGACACCGAACTCGCCGGCAATCAGGTCGATGTCACGATGAAGGTGGATCGCGACGTCGACGTCACCGCCAACGGATCGGCGGAAATCAAGATGTCGACACTGCTCGGACAACGCTACGTCGATGTGTCGCTGGGTGATTCACCCGAGCTCCTCGACGGTGACCGGATCACCGATACCCGGGTGCCCTATGACCTGCAGCAGACGATCGAGGAGGGGACACCGATCATCGCCGGCATCGACGATGTGGAACTGTCCGAAAGCATCCGGACGCTGAACCGGCAATTGGCGGGAGCGCCGGCGGTGACCAAACCGACTCTCGACTCCCTGACGGCGATGTCGAAGATCATCACGAACCGTCGCGACCAGATCAATCAGTTGGTCGCCGACACCGAGAAGGTGACCGCGATCGTCGACGACAGCCAGGCACAGTTGTCGATCATCGTCGGACAGGGCCAGCAGTTGGCCGAGAAGATCGCTGCGCGTGAGGCATTGGTGACCCGGATGCTCGACGGAATCGCCGAGCTCACCGAGCAGGCACGCGCGGTGGCGCAGGAGAACGGCAATCAGTTCGCGCCGATCATGGCCAACCTCAACACGATGACGCAGGGGCTGGAGAAGAACCGCGAGAACCTCCGCAAGATGCTGGAGATCCTGCCGGTGACAGCTCGCGTCACCAACAACACCATGGGTGACGGGCCCTACGCGAACGGATATCTGCCGTGGGGCATCTTCCCGGACAACTGGCTGTGTGCGGCGCGGGTGGTGGACGGATGCTGA
- a CDS encoding MlaD family protein has translation MQIDTDGRNPSLVQYILRGVAFLVALLILFTLLFMRYQGVFTSTVPVTAKLTDVGDGLITQADVRYNGLIVGSVKSIELSDEVGPGNLQYKNVDIDIDPAQAEGIPANVTARTVPANLFGVNSVQLVRPAEVSSEHLTSGDVIPADESLPTLKLQDAQNELRILLRAVPPEDLASVLGVIADALEGGGAIFGAFVPLLDNYWKTINAQFPPGAPGGFDNFDNAVRGLSESTPELLDTLGRSVIPAMTIAEKQQDLTAMLSAGQGLLDETQALFAANGDSGKTVVRDLNRTIGAAVLEPESLPQGLEALNNLAARVLTVFTGVNGHPQLNIGVNFGAFQRYTRQNCPVYNAGKYGTMRGPNCVGPGTGTGPTSSGPLLIYPSDGMRRAAQTFGAVSTSSDNLTLAEALKRQPTTADTLMLGPLVQSSTIEPGGAGQGESDRGESDQGEGGDR, from the coding sequence ATGCAAATCGACACCGATGGCCGCAATCCCTCGCTGGTGCAGTACATCCTGCGCGGAGTCGCGTTTCTGGTGGCGCTGCTGATCCTGTTCACGCTGCTGTTCATGCGGTATCAGGGTGTGTTCACCTCCACCGTTCCGGTCACCGCGAAACTCACCGACGTCGGCGACGGACTGATCACCCAGGCCGACGTCCGCTACAACGGGCTGATCGTCGGATCGGTGAAATCGATCGAACTCAGCGACGAGGTCGGCCCGGGCAACCTCCAGTACAAGAATGTCGACATCGACATCGACCCCGCCCAGGCCGAGGGTATTCCCGCCAACGTCACGGCGCGCACGGTGCCGGCCAACCTGTTCGGCGTCAACTCGGTGCAGTTGGTGCGTCCGGCCGAGGTGAGTTCCGAGCACCTGACGTCCGGAGATGTCATCCCCGCCGATGAATCGCTGCCCACGCTGAAACTCCAGGACGCACAGAACGAACTGCGTATCTTGCTGCGCGCGGTGCCGCCGGAGGATCTCGCGTCGGTACTCGGGGTCATCGCCGATGCCCTCGAGGGCGGCGGTGCGATCTTCGGTGCGTTCGTGCCGCTGCTCGACAACTACTGGAAGACCATCAACGCCCAGTTCCCGCCCGGTGCCCCCGGCGGATTCGACAACTTCGACAACGCAGTACGCGGACTGTCGGAGTCGACGCCGGAATTGTTGGACACCCTGGGTCGCAGCGTCATCCCGGCGATGACCATCGCCGAGAAGCAGCAGGACCTCACTGCGATGCTCTCGGCAGGTCAGGGCCTGCTCGACGAGACACAGGCGCTGTTCGCCGCCAACGGGGACAGTGGCAAGACGGTCGTCCGCGATCTCAACCGCACCATCGGCGCCGCCGTGCTGGAGCCGGAGTCGCTCCCGCAGGGCCTCGAGGCACTCAACAACCTCGCCGCGCGGGTGCTGACCGTATTCACCGGTGTCAACGGTCATCCCCAGCTCAACATCGGCGTGAACTTCGGTGCCTTCCAGCGCTACACCCGGCAGAACTGCCCGGTCTACAACGCGGGCAAGTACGGCACCATGCGGGGACCGAACTGTGTGGGCCCGGGCACCGGTACCGGACCGACGAGTTCGGGACCATTGCTGATCTATCCCTCCGACGGGATGCGCCGCGCCGCCCAGACCTTCGGCGCGGTGAGCACCTCGTCGGACAACCTGACCCTGGCCGAGGCGTTGAAGCGCCAACCGACCACCGCCGACACCTTGATGCTCGGGCCCCTCGTGCAGTCCTCGACCATCGAGCCGGGCGGAGCTGGGCAGGGTGAATCCGACCGGGGTGAATCCGACCAGGGCGAGGGAGGCGACCGATGA
- a CDS encoding ABC transporter permease, with protein MTASRYVPPALRPLEAAKAIYRGPRSALAAMGHLITFLVKSIGAVPIAFTHYRKEVWRLLSDVAWGNGAIIVGGGTVGVMVILGVMGGATVGIEGYTALNLLGMGPVTGGLSAFATTREIAPLLAATAFTAQSGCRFTAQLGSMRISEEIDALESIAIRPLPYLVTTRMSAAVLAIVPLYAVSLAANYIACQLMFQLQSGQGSGTYTYYFNQFLVSGDMAFSFVKVIVFVLLTTFIQCYYGYFASGGPEGVGVAAGHAIRMAIIVIVFANLVMTLVFWGTSPGIKISG; from the coding sequence GTGACGGCATCACGGTACGTCCCGCCGGCGCTACGGCCGCTGGAGGCGGCCAAGGCGATCTACCGCGGTCCGCGCAGCGCACTGGCCGCCATGGGGCATCTGATCACGTTCCTGGTCAAGTCCATCGGCGCGGTGCCCATCGCATTCACCCACTACCGCAAAGAGGTGTGGCGGCTGCTGTCCGACGTCGCGTGGGGTAACGGCGCGATCATCGTGGGTGGCGGCACGGTCGGGGTCATGGTCATCCTGGGCGTCATGGGTGGTGCGACCGTCGGCATCGAGGGCTACACTGCGCTGAACCTGCTGGGAATGGGGCCGGTGACCGGCGGACTCTCGGCTTTCGCCACCACCCGCGAGATCGCTCCGCTGCTGGCGGCGACCGCGTTCACCGCACAATCCGGCTGCCGGTTCACCGCGCAGCTCGGATCGATGCGGATCAGTGAGGAAATCGACGCGCTGGAGTCCATCGCGATCCGCCCGTTGCCCTACCTCGTCACCACCCGCATGTCGGCGGCCGTGCTGGCCATCGTACCGCTGTACGCGGTCTCGCTGGCCGCCAACTACATCGCCTGCCAGCTGATGTTCCAGTTGCAGAGCGGTCAGGGTTCGGGCACCTACACCTACTATTTCAACCAGTTCCTGGTCTCCGGGGACATGGCGTTCTCGTTCGTCAAGGTGATCGTGTTCGTGCTGTTGACGACGTTCATCCAGTGCTACTACGGCTACTTCGCATCCGGTGGTCCAGAAGGAGTGGGGGTGGCGGCAGGTCACGCGATTCGGATGGCGATCATCGTGATCGTCTTCGCCAATCTGGTCATGACGCTGGTGTTCTGGGGCACGTCGCCCGGAATCAAGATCTCGGGGTAG
- a CDS encoding MCE family protein, whose product MLRGHRMRRSLALTGVSLFAVLGLSGCSLIPASWNAAFGSAIEAVAYFDDVSGLYEGNDVAVLGMPVGQVTSVQEQGSRVKVTFTVDKDVPVPADATAAIVNTSIVTTRHIELSPAYTEGPELTDGGVIAETKSPVSVGELFDSIDRLMASLSGDAPGEGPIADMIDITSGITSGNGERMRVALDELGQAAEVASGNGDALVDIIRTVQALTTTLVDNYPKMTAFSNSINDVAVMLRRQAPGLQATLADVNAVLENTSVFLQNNSGTISSSTGRLAALTANLSDFSRQVVETIDLAPLLFQNLSNSVSAEQGAWRAQVLLDKSLIDTELVSTFCQAINLQKNGCRTGQLKDFGPDLGVFSAMLELTK is encoded by the coding sequence ATGCTGAGAGGCCACAGAATGCGCCGTTCGCTGGCGCTCACCGGCGTCTCGTTGTTCGCCGTGCTCGGGTTGTCGGGGTGTTCGCTGATCCCGGCGTCCTGGAACGCCGCATTCGGATCGGCGATCGAGGCCGTCGCGTACTTCGATGACGTGTCCGGCCTCTACGAAGGCAACGACGTCGCTGTGCTGGGTATGCCGGTGGGCCAGGTGACATCGGTGCAGGAACAGGGCAGTCGGGTGAAGGTGACCTTCACCGTCGACAAGGATGTTCCCGTGCCCGCAGATGCGACCGCGGCCATCGTGAACACCTCCATCGTGACGACGCGGCACATCGAGCTGTCGCCGGCCTACACCGAGGGGCCCGAGCTCACCGACGGAGGGGTCATCGCCGAAACCAAGAGTCCGGTGTCGGTGGGTGAGTTGTTCGATTCGATCGACCGACTGATGGCATCGCTGTCAGGTGACGCGCCGGGGGAGGGACCGATCGCCGACATGATCGACATCACCTCGGGTATCACCAGCGGCAACGGCGAGCGGATGCGGGTGGCCCTCGACGAGCTCGGCCAGGCCGCCGAGGTGGCCTCGGGCAACGGGGATGCACTCGTCGACATCATCCGGACGGTCCAGGCGCTCACCACGACGCTGGTGGACAACTATCCGAAGATGACCGCGTTCTCCAACTCCATCAATGACGTGGCGGTCATGCTACGCAGACAAGCGCCCGGGCTCCAGGCCACCTTGGCCGACGTCAACGCCGTGCTGGAGAACACGTCGGTCTTCCTGCAGAACAACTCCGGCACGATCAGTTCGTCGACGGGCCGGCTCGCCGCGCTGACCGCCAACCTGAGCGACTTCTCCCGGCAGGTGGTCGAGACCATCGACCTCGCGCCGCTGTTGTTCCAGAACCTCAGCAACTCGGTCTCGGCCGAGCAGGGGGCGTGGCGCGCGCAGGTTCTGCTCGACAAGTCGCTGATCGACACCGAGTTGGTCTCCACGTTCTGCCAGGCGATCAACCTGCAGAAGAACGGTTGCCGTACCGGTCAACTCAAGGACTTCGGTCCCGACCTCGGGGTGTTCTCGGCGATGCTGGAGCTGACGAAATGA